The Acetomicrobium sp. S15 = DSM 107314 genome window below encodes:
- the whiA gene encoding DNA-binding protein WhiA, producing MEKLVALVRDEWLLLSVDDNGEAEGEILGLIQGMKELRQEDLLTSGRLWVFERLRRIWPLASWAGTWDFASLLVIPPDKKGRISLSLPQDLLRLMTDRFDRRNSWSWLRGLWGSCGSLYLPSSGYYCTFRLCQHSGIAFRVEELLSQIMAKPAERRKEGCVEISIRSQVAITVLLQQMKLKRSSLLLQERARMRAFRDRANKVVNCDAFNIQKSLKAAEEQLIIAQRLMESKAFHTLSRPLKELIVVRLQNPSATLEELGRALSKPVTKSTVEYRWKKLKFLAEVATVTKD from the coding sequence ATGGAGAAACTCGTTGCCCTTGTCAGGGATGAATGGCTGCTCTTGAGCGTAGACGACAATGGGGAAGCGGAAGGCGAGATTTTAGGGTTGATTCAGGGGATGAAAGAACTGAGGCAGGAAGACCTGTTAACCTCCGGTAGGTTATGGGTCTTTGAGAGACTGCGCCGCATTTGGCCGCTCGCTTCTTGGGCCGGGACGTGGGATTTTGCCTCACTTTTGGTTATTCCGCCCGACAAAAAAGGGAGAATATCTCTATCGTTGCCTCAAGATCTCTTGCGTCTCATGACTGACCGCTTTGACAGGCGAAACTCGTGGAGCTGGCTCAGGGGGTTGTGGGGCAGTTGTGGTTCCTTATACCTGCCCAGCAGCGGTTATTACTGCACCTTTCGTCTTTGCCAGCATAGCGGGATCGCTTTTAGAGTGGAGGAGCTGCTCTCTCAAATAATGGCAAAACCTGCGGAACGAAGGAAGGAAGGCTGCGTAGAGATTTCCATCCGCAGTCAAGTAGCCATTACAGTGCTGCTTCAACAGATGAAACTTAAGCGCTCTTCGCTATTGCTCCAAGAGAGGGCGCGCATGAGAGCCTTTCGAGATAGAGCGAATAAGGTGGTAAATTGTGATGCCTTTAACATTCAAAAGAGCCTTAAGGCAGCTGAAGAGCAACTAATCATAGCTCAACGACTTATGGAGTCGAAGGCATTCCATACGCTCTCCAGGCCGCTCAAAGAGTTGATAGTGGTGCGTCTACAGAATCCGAGCGCCACACTGGAGGAGTTAGGGAGAGCGCTCTCGAAGCCGGTTACCAAGAGTACTGTGGAGTATAGATGGAAAAAGCTGAAGTTCCTCGCTGAAGTTGCAACTGTTACTAAGGATTGA